The DNA window CTCTTAAACTCTTTAAGCCTTCAAAAAGTGGCGTCATATCAACACCCTTATCATCGCCACCAAGTATTAGATGTATGAAATGATCTTTGTAGCGCTTTACGGCCTGTATGCTCGCGTCTATGTTAGTCGCTTTTGTGTCATTGACCCATATTCTGCCATTTTTATCGCTAAATTCTTCAAGCTTGTTTGCCTCGATGACGAAGGTATTTAAAAGCGCGACATCGCAGCGGTCAAATAAAATTTTCTCTACCGCAAGTGCTAGCAGTGCATCAAGCAAAAATGGCGTTTTGAAATTTATATCATCTACGTTTACGCCGCAAAATTTAGCCAGATCGCTCTCGTCTTTATAAGCGATCACTTTTGCCTTTGTTGGCGTATTGGCGTAAATTTCAGGCACGATCACCACGCTACTTTCACTCATGCTAGCAAGCGGCTTTAGCTTAGCCTTTTCGTATTCGCTCATATCGCCATGCCAGCTTAGATGATCTGGAGTGATCGGTAAAAGCACGTAGATGCCCGGTGTGGCGTGATTTGTGTAGTGAAGTGTAAATGAGCTAGTCTCAAGTATCCAAATTTTAGCGTTTGAGTCTAAATTTGCTAGTGCGATGCCGACGTTACCGCCCATTACCGAGCCCTTGCTCTCTAGTAGGTGCTGCGTCATCTTTGTGGTTGTAGTCTTGCCGTTTGTGCCGCTTATCCAGATATTAAATGGCAGATTTTCTTTATAAATTTCATAAAAATAGTCATACTCGCTAACTAAATTCTTAGCTTTTTTAATAAGCTCGTGATGAGGCGGGATGCCTGGACTTGGTATCTCTAGGCTGCTTTTTGCTGGATCAAATTCGCTAACTGGCAAAAGAGCATTGCCAAACTCATCTTTTGAAATTTCACTAAATTTATCATCATAGATATCCCAAAGGCCGTCTTTTGTGAAATTCTTCGCGATAGCCTTTATCGTGCCACCGTAGCCAAATAGCGATTTTCTCATGACTTTCCTTATCTGATCTTTAGTGCGGTTAGTGCTATTAGATTTGCTAAAAGTGCGATGATCCAAAAGCGAACGATGATCTTATTTTCCGCCCAGCCTTTTATCTCAAAATGGTGATGTATAGGCGCCATGAGGAAAATTCTGCGTTTAAAAATTTTAAAGCTACCCACTTGCAAGATGACGCTTAGGGTCTCAACCACAAATATAAGGCCGATGATAATGAGTAAAATTTCATTTTTTGTCGCAACGCCCATAAAACCGATATATGCGCCAACGCTTAGGCTACCGCTATCGCCCATAAAGACTTCAGCTGGATGGCAGTTAAACCATAAAAAGCCCATCAATGAGCCAATTAGGGCTGAAGAGACAACAACACTTTCGCCAACGCCTATGATCTTTGGCAAGAGCAAATATGAGCTAAAGACAGCGTGTCCGCAGATATAAGCAAAAACGCCAAGTGTTAGAAGCGAAAATATAGATGGCACAGTAGCTAGCCCGTCAAGCCCGTCTGTTAAATTTACTGAATTTGAGGCAGCAACTATGACCAGTGTCCAAAAGAAAATGGCAAAAATTTTTAAATCTAAAATAGGTTGCTTAAAAAAAGGTAGATAAAACTCGGTGCTAAGCTCGTGACTTGCATATAAAAAAACAGAAATTACAAAGGCTATTAAAAACTGAAAAAAGAGCTTTGCTTTTGGGCTTAGGCCGGCGTGATTTTTTGCTCCTAAAATTTTACTGTAATCGTCCTTGTAGCCAAGCAGCGTAAAGCAAACTAAGCAAAAGAGCGATGTTAAGACAAATGCGTTATCAAGCCTTGCGCAAATTATCGTGGAAAGTACGGCTGTAAAGACAAAGACGAGTCCGCCCATGGTCGGTGTTTTGGCCTTTTTTTGATGAGTTTGCGGAGCAAGCTCGTAGATAGGCTGGGCGGCATTTTTCGCCTTTGCCCAAGTGATAAATTTGGGCATCAAATAAGTTGTGAGTGCAAAAGCGATGAAAAAAGCGATACCAGCACGGACGGTGATGTATTGAAAGATATTAAAATTTAAAATTTCATAGATATAGTAAAACATGAGAGCCTTTATTTTTAAAAAAAGCAATTTTAGTATAATGGCCTTAAAAATTATCTAAAATTAAGGATAAATTTTCAAAATGAGTCAAAAAACTATTTTAATAATAACTGATGGTATTGGATTTAATAAAAGCGGTAAATTTAACGCATTTGAGGCGGCTAAAAAGCCAAATTACGAGAAATTTTTTAAAGAGATTCCAAACTCGCTCATAAAGACATCTGGAAACGCTGTGGGACTACCTGAAGGGCAGATGGGAAATAGCGAAGTAGGGCATATGTGCATAGGAAGTGGGCGAGTTTTGTATCAAAATTTGGTCAAAATTTCACGCGGCTTTAATGACGGCTCTATAGCAGAAAATGAAGCACTAAAAGCTCTTTTTAAAAAGTGCAAAAAGATCCACGTTATAGGGCTTTATAGCGACGGCGGCGTGCACTCACATATGGAGCATTTTGATGGTATGTGCGAGCTTGCTAGTAAAAATGGCTGCGAGGTTTTTGCTCACGCTATAACTGACGGACGCGATGTTAGCCCAAATAGCGGTATAAATTTTATAAAAAGTTTGGAGGCTAAATTTAAGGTAGCGACGGTTTGTGGAAGATTTTACGCGATGGATAGAGATAAACGCTGGGAGCGCGTAAAAGAGGCCTATGATAGCTTGGTGGAGGGAACAAATTTAAGCAGCTTGTCGCCAAGCGAGTATCTACAAAAAAGCTACGATGAGGGCGTGACTGATGAGTTTGTAAAGCCAGCAAGCTTTAATGGCTTTAAAGGCATAGGCGAAGATGACGGCGTGATCGTAATAAATTTTAGAAATGATAGAGCTAGAGAAATTTGCCAGGCTCTAGGCGAGGAGAAATTTAGCGAGTTTGAGCGACCTTTTGCTATCAAAAATCTAATTACTATGACCGAATACGACGCAAATTTTAAATTTGAAGTGCTATTTAAAAATGAAAAGATAAAAAATACCCTAAGCGAGGTCATAGCGGCTGCTGGGCTAAGGCAGCTTCACACGGCTGAGACTGAAAAATATGCCCACGTAACATTTTTCTTTAATGGTGGCATTGAGGAGCTAGCCAGCAACGAAACTAGGGTGCTCATCCCTAGCCCAAAAGTAAAAACATACGACGAAAAGCCAGAGATGAGCGCTGCAGAAGTTTGCAAAGCCGTACTAAAAGGCATGGATGACGAGCAAGACTTCATCGTGGTAAATTTCGCAAATGGCGATATGGTGGGGCATACTGGCAACTATGAGGCTGCTATAAAAGCAGTTGAAGCAGTGGATGCTGCCCTTGGAGAAATTTACGCCAAAGCAAAAGAGAAAAACTACGCTATGATCATCACGAGCGATCACGGAAACTGCGAAGAGATGCGTGATAGCAGCGGTGAGCTACTGACAAACCACACGACTTATGATGTCTTTTGTTTTGTGATGGCTGATG is part of the Campylobacter concisus genome and encodes:
- the mraY gene encoding phospho-N-acetylmuramoyl-pentapeptide-transferase, yielding MFYYIYEILNFNIFQYITVRAGIAFFIAFALTTYLMPKFITWAKAKNAAQPIYELAPQTHQKKAKTPTMGGLVFVFTAVLSTIICARLDNAFVLTSLFCLVCFTLLGYKDDYSKILGAKNHAGLSPKAKLFFQFLIAFVISVFLYASHELSTEFYLPFFKQPILDLKIFAIFFWTLVIVAASNSVNLTDGLDGLATVPSIFSLLTLGVFAYICGHAVFSSYLLLPKIIGVGESVVVSSALIGSLMGFLWFNCHPAEVFMGDSGSLSVGAYIGFMGVATKNEILLIIIGLIFVVETLSVILQVGSFKIFKRRIFLMAPIHHHFEIKGWAENKIIVRFWIIALLANLIALTALKIR
- the murD gene encoding UDP-N-acetylmuramoyl-L-alanine--D-glutamate ligase, with the translated sequence MRKSLFGYGGTIKAIAKNFTKDGLWDIYDDKFSEISKDEFGNALLPVSEFDPAKSSLEIPSPGIPPHHELIKKAKNLVSEYDYFYEIYKENLPFNIWISGTNGKTTTTKMTQHLLESKGSVMGGNVGIALANLDSNAKIWILETSSFTLHYTNHATPGIYVLLPITPDHLSWHGDMSEYEKAKLKPLASMSESSVVIVPEIYANTPTKAKVIAYKDESDLAKFCGVNVDDINFKTPFLLDALLALAVEKILFDRCDVALLNTFVIEANKLEEFSDKNGRIWVNDTKATNIDASIQAVKRYKDHFIHLILGGDDKGVDMTPLFEGLKSLRVKIYAIGSNSDKLMKLATKFGIPALKCDFLQNAVNEINKELKTSEIALLSPAAASLDQFKSYAERGDKFKEFIKAL
- the gpmI gene encoding 2,3-bisphosphoglycerate-independent phosphoglycerate mutase translates to MSQKTILIITDGIGFNKSGKFNAFEAAKKPNYEKFFKEIPNSLIKTSGNAVGLPEGQMGNSEVGHMCIGSGRVLYQNLVKISRGFNDGSIAENEALKALFKKCKKIHVIGLYSDGGVHSHMEHFDGMCELASKNGCEVFAHAITDGRDVSPNSGINFIKSLEAKFKVATVCGRFYAMDRDKRWERVKEAYDSLVEGTNLSSLSPSEYLQKSYDEGVTDEFVKPASFNGFKGIGEDDGVIVINFRNDRAREICQALGEEKFSEFERPFAIKNLITMTEYDANFKFEVLFKNEKIKNTLSEVIAAAGLRQLHTAETEKYAHVTFFFNGGIEELASNETRVLIPSPKVKTYDEKPEMSAAEVCKAVLKGMDDEQDFIVVNFANGDMVGHTGNYEAAIKAVEAVDAALGEIYAKAKEKNYAMIITSDHGNCEEMRDSSGELLTNHTTYDVFCFVMADGVKKVKNGGLNNIAPSVLKIMGLEIPAEMDEALI